The stretch of DNA CTTTGTGACCTACATTCTTCTGATTTTTGTTTCAGCATCTTGCACAACGTATTCAGACAGATGCTGCCACTGCTGATCCATCTGTGCGAAGCCAGATCCAGAATGAGTCGGCACAGTTGGGAGTAGCGATGCAGCATTTGGGGTCTATGCTTTTTGAGCTTGGACGGACAATGATGACGCTTAGAATGGGACCATCTCCTGTATGCATATTTCTATAAATTTCACTATCACACAAGTGATTCACATGGTTTAAGTATTCTGAAAGCTTGTTGATTTTGCAGATTAATGCTTTTGTAAATGCTGGGCCTGCTGTTTATATAACCCCCACAGGACCAAGTCCAATCATGGTTCAGGTGATGTGTTGTGATACTTCTTGGTGTTGGTTTTGATGTGTTCTGCAACTCCAGTAACAATAACACGTTATTTCATCGCGCAGCCGTCTTTCCAGAGTGCCCCTCATTTTGGAGTTTCTAGCATACCGCCAGTTTTTGGTGTCTCTGGTCCATTTGGTATTGTTGATCCTTCTCGAGCAAATGGTGTCAATATTCATGGTGGTAAGATCTCCCACTGCAAGTACTATTTAAATTTTTTGCTTTATGGATTTTTTTAATATATAAGTGGGTTAATGGGCAAACAGGTGACCTTCTTATGGTGTATTATCTATGTTTATCCCCCCNNNNNNNNNNNNNNNNNNNNNNNNNNNNNNNNNNNNNNNNNNNNNNNNNNNNNNNNNNNNNNNNNNNNNNNNNNNNNNNNNNNNNNNNNNNNNNNNNNNNNNNNNNNNNNNNNNNNNNNNNNNNNNNNNNNNNNNNNNNNNNNNNNNNNNNNNNNNNNNNNNNNNNNNNNNNNNNNNNNNNNNNNNNNNNNNNNNNNNNNNNNNNNNNNNNNNNNNNNNNNNNNNNNNNNNNNNNNNNNNNNNNNNNNNNNNNNNNNNNNNNNNNNNNNNNNNNNNNNNNNNNNNNNNNNNNNNNNNNNNNNNNNNNNNNNNNNNNNNCAAACAGCATCTAAATTGTATCTGGTTATTAATTTGTCTGAGTTTATAGGTGTTAGGTGCATCATAAATGGTGTCCTCATATGAGGAAGTAGATATGTTTCTAAACCTTGTGATTGACAGATACGTGGACATACAACAAATGTTTTTTTTTAAATTATATTGGCTTCCAAATGTCATTTGTGTTCTTGACACTTGATGCACTCGGTGGGGAGCACATGCAGCATGGGGATCACATTGAGATACTGTGTTCTGTGTCTGCTGTTCTGTGTTGTGTCTCTTGGATGACAATTAGATAGTATAAGATGAAATGTGAGCTTTAATTTTTAAGTTGCAATGAGTGCTTGTCACATTTTGATATCCCCTGAGCTTCCCCTGACTCTTCTTTTGTCCTGTATACTAGGTGCTTCTGCAACAAGTGGTCCATCTGTTGGTTCAACCACTGCTTCTGCAACCACTGCCAATGGGGAAAGCCAAAATGCAGAAAGAACTCAAGGAGGCAACCCGTCGGCTACACGTGGATTGCCACCACACACAGTTGTTGCAGCTATTCCGGCCTTTCCAGGGAGGTCCTCAGTTGGTGTTATCCTTCCTGTTCAAATGAGAAGCCAAGTGGCAGTACCTAACCAGTCAACTGGTCCTCAAGGTTCTCAGACTGCAGTGGGCAATGGATCTCAACCAAATCCGGCATATGTTATTCCACAAGCTTCTTCAGGCAGTGCTATTTCTTCTATGATAGCACAGATATCTGCACAGGTAGCCAATGCATTGGCCGCAAATCCACAAGCATTGGCTTCACTTACATCATCTGTGCTGAACCCAGCAGCCCAGGGGCCTCACCCCCCAACCACAAACAATGGAGCTGGCACCGTGAGCTCTGTTACATCAGGAAATACACAAGTACAAAATGAGCTGCCGGGTTCTCATCATGGACAAACTTCTCTGAACGTGCAATCTCATGCAACTGGCGCAGGTACTTCTTTTTGAAGTAATCTGAATTCTTTTCCCTCtaggcaaaattgtaccaaatcgttCACCATTCCTGTttctgttgttattgctctatttaGGTACTGTGCCTTCAAATACATCCGATCCCAGTTTGACACCACAGGACGTCAGTACTGTGAGTGTCTCGGATGTTGATAGCAGTCAACAACACTCTGGGGAGTTGGCAGCAGCCAGCTTAGGAGGACAGATGACAGGCACACACACAGGTGATGTTCCTTTGGACATGCCAGCAGAAAATTCTGAACTGAAGAGCAAGCCGTCAGATGGAGAAACTGGAGAGTCTGCTAAACCTACTGCTAGTGGTGGGTCTGGaccacttggccttggtggtggcctgCAGCCCAAGGTAAAATACTAATAAGTTCCTGGTTCTTAGTCCTACAGTCTCACAAATTTTATTGCTCAAAAGTTTGCATTTTGTCCTAGTGCTTGTAATTTGTTGTTGTTAGCTATAATGTCATTGATTTTCATTTGAGAGAACAATGTCATTGATTATGTTAACTACACTTGCAGAGACGTAGCAGAGTAACAAAGCCATCTGGGACTAGCAGTGATTCTGGGGAAGCTGTTAACACCTCTTCTGTCCCTAGAAGCCAGGAAGCTGTTCTGAGGGGACAGCAGGCTCTGCAAGCTCTTGTTTCAAGAGGTGCTAATGCGAGCAGCGGCAGTGTTACGGCTTCTCAAGCTCCATCTTCAACTCCTCGATCTGCTGCTAGAATGCCTCTGAGAAGACCGGGTGGTGAAGGGCAAGTTGACCTCGGCAGTATGCTGTCAAGTGTTCTCAACAACCCGATGTTTGGCAATCTGATGTCAAATGTAGCTGCTCAGACAGGAATGGAATCACCAGCTGATGTGAGGAACATCATGGAGGACTTGACACAGAACCGTGCAGTGATGGACACCTTGAGCAGTATGGTGCAAAATGTGGATGCGCCACAAAGGGGCCAAGGTGGTTTTGACTTGGCCAGTATGATGCAGCAGATGATGCCTGTTGTGTCACAAGTTCTTGGTGGAGCTTCACCTCGTCGTGCTGGTACAGATGTGCAGCCGCGACAGAATGACAGGGAAGTAAGCGACGCTGCAGGTGCGAGAAGCTCTCAGGTACGCCATCCTGTTTAACAAAAGACTAAAGTTGGTAGGTCATTTTGTATTTACCTGAATATGCCATGTTTGGACACCAGCCATCAGTTCGGAGAGTTGAAAAATGTTTGTTGGAACAAGAAAATTTTATGTTGCCTGAATGTGTGAAACCCATTTTCTGATCAGCGTGAAATACTGGAATCCTTGATCTTGTACATACAACATCGCTCATGTTTGTTGTTTCTTGGACAGATGGATCTTCAAGAAGCATGTCAACGCATCGAGCAACATGATGCCCCTGAGGATATCTTTGGTGCTGTCCTTGAGACTGCTGCTCAGGCTTATGGCGACGACGAGAGCATCGAGGTCATGCTTGAAGAGCTTGCCAATGACCCGGAGCTTGCTGATGTATGTTCCCTACAACCTCTAGTTTTTCGAACAAGTCCAATTGTAGTTTATTACAGAATGTTTTAGTGAACCATATACTAGAATGCAATTGTCGGTGAATGCTAGACTTGAGATTATATTGTACGCATAATATGTAGTCCGTTTTGCACACGAGTTTGTTACGAGGGGGATTCTTCCCCCTGTGTGGTTCCACCATTAGTTGGTAACAAAAGCTGCTGATTTTGTCAGGAGTACATGAAGCTTCTGCTGGAGCAAGTCGGCGAGAGGGTGGAGTCCGAATCCGAGGCCAAGCAGTCATGAAGCGTGGCGTGATGGTCGGTCGGTCGGTGGGTGGGTGGTACATTTCAGGCGGTGTGGTTGACAATGTGGTGAAAACATACAAAACTCATGACTTGTGGATGTAATTGTGTCTGTCTGTGGATGTAGTTGTCTGTTGTTACCGAATTTTGCTAGTGACATGCACATAGCTAGCTTTGGGGAACCATAGTCCTGGATCAGTCAGTCTGTCTGTGGTACCGACGACATTTAATTGTTGGTCATTGTGATTTAAGCTGAACTCGGATTTTCCGCTGTTGAGTGTCGTCTTCTGTTAGCCACCTGTTGTGGTTCTGATTATATGTTAAAATCCATTAGTAGGATAATCACTCAGGTTCGGTTGGTGTATCAAATAGGAGCGCACGGAGTGTCACAAATACCAACAAGATTTAATTGTTCGGCATTGCGACTTACTCTGAACTCAGATTCCACCTGTTATGCTTCTGATTATATGTGAAAATCCATTAGGTAAACATGGAAGTCGCTCACCATAGGACCAAgatctcttccttccttcctccacTTGCTCCTACCTCCTATAGCTTGCCCCTCAGAGGTTGCAACCATGGATTTTGGCGACGACCAGACTCACGCACGTCGAAAGCACTCCTTGAGTAAGATTGTGTGCTCGTCTTCTCGGATCCGTGGCACCTCAGAAACCCGATTTCTACCGGCAATTCTTCAAGCCCTGTCAAGTGTTCGATGCTGGTAGGTGCGGCCCCACTCTGCTCTGGTCCATTAGCATTAGGCATTATCTTGAGCCTCTGGAGCTTGGGTTGGGTGACACTCCGGTCTCAAGGGCAGGCACAAAGCGTTGTTTGTATCAATTGGAGCTTAAATCTCTTTAGAACCGAGGACCCTCCTCAATCATAGATGGTTCATTTTTACAATGGACCAACTTTTTACAACGTTCCTTTTACAATTTTAGCAATTGATTAAGTTGCTTCTTTTGCCCTGCTATGTAATTTGTGCTGCTCATCTTCTCAAACCCCCTCCGCTCAGTTCTGATGCAGCTTAGTACTAGTGTGTTGTTCCCGCAATCACCATCCAAAACGTCTTTTTGATCAATTATAATTGAGCATAAGATATATTTTTATTTGGTGCAACAAATGTATAGGACATTTTTTCATTGCAATTTTTGTTGATAGCTCAATTCCTGAAGAACAAAACCTAGATAATCCAACAAGTAGCGCCAGAACTATAAACCTATGATGTAAAGTATCTCTAAATCTTAAAATATTGCATACATTTATACATGAAATTTTACTTGTGTTTGTTGATTTTGGCCGAAgaaccaaaaaaaaaaaaaacctagGACATGCACTTCCAATCTGTTACATTAAAAGACATATGAGAAAAGAACAACAAAGAATATATAGTTCTCCGTTGACGATTCTCCAATACACGGCGAAGTCGGGCACCACGGACATTTAGGACAAAACCTAGATAAATCCAACAAGTAGCGCCAGAACTATAAACCTCCGATGCAAGTATCTGTAAATATCACGTAATTGTATACATGAAATGATGAAATTTTACTTGTATTTGTTGGGTTTGGCCGAAAACCATCTATCTAACTGACTACACACCCTTAACGTGGATTTGACACCGAATCCAAGCCGCAGGAGGATCAAGGCCAAGATCAGCATGACAGTGGCAATGATCAAGCCCTTCCTGTCCCGCTTCACCGTCCTGGCGTGTGAGATCTGAGCGTCGGCTTGGGCCTTGATGGCGGCGAACTCCTCGGGCTTATCGGCGGCGAACTTTCTCGCCATGGAAAGCATCTCCTCCCGCCTGGTTTGGTTCAGCTGGTGTGCGGCGAGTTTGAGGTCCTGAGGCGGCCTCTCATGCATCCCGGCGAGGTCGTCGGGGGACATACGCCGCGTCTGCTCCTCCGCCAGGTGAATCATCTCCGGGTTCGTCGTGGCGCCGCCGAGCAATCCCGGTGTGATCGACGCCAAGAGGAAATAGGGAATTTACTCTCTAAGTAATTTTGGTGGTTGAATTCCCACAATGTGTCGCTAGTATTTATATTGGAAAACTATTGGTGGGAGAGGCGGATACGCGTGCAGAAGACGGATACGAGAGCCCAATTAATCCGAGTATGCGTACGTTTTTTCTTCTTAGGCAAATCCGAGTATGCATACGTGACAAAAAGTAGACGGAAACCTGACAAAAATATGCCGACACATGCAGATGACATCACAACTGTTTGTGGAACACCGTAGACTTCTTTCCCTGTTTGTCTTTTTTTTGTCCAGCCCAGCATGTTGTTATATTTTCAACACATTACATACGCAAAcactcatatatacgcgcatacattcacctctataaacgcacacacgcacaccttacCCATATGAGTACCTtcaagagactgagccggcatatcatcttgagattttagaaagtcaccataggcaccttgttgtcgacgggaacatctcctcccactgtcaATGATTTCCTGCATATTGTCCTAGTGCTTGTAATTTGTTGTTGTTGGCTGCAATGTCATTGATTTTTATTTGATGAGAGAACAATGTCATTGATTATGTTACCTACACTTGCAGAGACGTAGCAGAGTAACAAAGCTATCTGGGACTAGCAGCGATTCTGGGGAAGCTGTTAACACCTCTTCTGTCCCTAGAAGTCAGGAAGCTGTTCTGAGGGGACAGCAGGCTCTGCAAGCTCTTGTTTCAAGAGGTGCTAATGTGAGCAGCGGCAGTGTTACGAATTCTCAAGCTCCATCTTCAACTCCCCGGTCTGCTGCTGGAATGCCTATGAGAAGACCGGGTGGTCAAGGGCAAGTTGACATCGGCAGTATGCTATCAAGTGTTCTCAACAACCCGATGTTCAGCAATCTGATGTCAAATGTAGCTGCTCAGACAGGAATGGAATCACCAGCCGATGTTAGGAACATCATGGAGGACTTGACACAGAACCGTGCAGTGATGGACACCTTGGGCAGTATGGTGCAAAATGTGGATGCGCCACAAAGGGGCCAAGGTGGTTTTGACTTGGCCAGTATGATGCAGCAGATGATGCCTGTTGTGTCACAAGTTCTTGGTGGAGCTTCACCTCGTCGTGCTGGTACAGATGTGCAGCCTCGACAAAATGACAGGGAAGTAAGCGACGCTGCAGGTGCGAGAAGCTCTCAGGTACGCCATCCTGTTTAACAAAAGACTAAAGTTGGTACGTCAGTTTGTATTTACCTGAATATGCCATGTTTGGACACCAGCCATCAGTTCGGAGAGTTGAAAAATGTTTGCTGGAACAAGAAATATTTATGTCGCCTGAACGTGTGAAACCCATTTTTTGATCAGCGTGAGATACTGGAATCCTTGATCTTGTACATACGACATCGCTGATTTTTGTTGTTTCTTGGACAGATGGATCTTCAAGAAGCATGTCAACGCATCGAGCAACATGATGCCCCTGAGGATATCTTTGGTGCTGTCCTTGAGACTGCTGCTCAGGCTTATGGCGACGATGAGAGCATCGAGGTCATGCTTGAAGAGCTTGCCAGTGACCCAGAGCTTGCTGATGTACGTCCCCTACATCCTCTAGTTTTTAAAATAAGTCCAATTGTACTTTATTACATAATGTTTAGTTAACCGTATAGAATGCAATTGTTGGTGAATGCTAGACTTGAGATTATATTACACGCATAATATGTCGTTCGCTGGGTACATGAGTTTGTTATGAGGGGGATTCTGTCCCCTTTGTCCTTCCACCATTAGTTGGTAACAAGAGCCGCTGATTTTGTCAGGAGTACATGAAGCTTCTGCTGGAGCAAGTCGGCGAGAGGGTGGAGTCCGAATCCGAGGCCAAGATGCAGTCGTGAAGCATTGGCCCGGGACTCGGTCCGGTCGGTCAAGTGGGTGGTACATTTCAGGCGGCGTGGTTTACAGTGTGGTGAAAACATACAGAACTCGTGACTTGTGGATGTAATTGTGTCTCCTGACTTGTGGATGTAGTTGTCTGTTGTTACCGAATTTTGCTAGACATGCACATAGCTAGCTTTGGGGAACCGTATTCCTGGATCGTCTGTCTGTCTGTGGTACCGATGACATTTAGTTGCTCGGCATTGCGATTTATGATGAACTCAGATTTCACCTGTTGTGCTTCTGATTATATGTGAAAACCCATTAGGTAAACATGGAAGTCGCTCATCATAGTACCAAGATCTCTTCCTTGCTTCCTCCACTTGCTCCTACCTCCTGTAGCTTGCCTCTCAGAGGTTGCAACCATGGGTTTTTGGCGACGACCAGGTTCGTGTGTGTCGAAagcactccttgaggaagatcgcgtGCTCGTCTTCTTGGATCCGTGGCACCTCAGAGAAACCCGATTTCTACCGGGCAGTTCTTCAAGCCCTGTCGAGGGTTCGATGCCGGTAGGTGCGGCCCCACTCTGGTCCACTACCATTAGACATCATCTTGAGCCTCTGGAGCTTGTGTTGGGTGACACACCGGTCTCAAAGGGCAGGTACAAAGCGTTGTTTAATCGGAGCTTAAATCTCTTGcttcaaaaaaacaaaataaaaaataattggAGCTTAAATCTCTTTAGAACCGAGGATGCTCCTCAATCATAGATGGTtcatttctactccctccgtccatactATAGGATAGAGTACAATGGATCTTCAGATTTTCAGGTTGAGGTTTTTTAGGCCAGGAATGTGTGTTTCTTTTACAATTTTAGCAATTGATTAAGTTGCTTCCTTTTTCCTGCTATGTAATTTGTGCTGTTCATCTTCTCACACCTCCCGGCTCAGTTGCAGCTTAGTACTAGTGTATTCTTCCCGCAATCACCATCCAAAACTTCTTCTTGATCAATTAATAATTGAACATAAGATATATTTTTATTTTGTGCGAAAAATGTACAGGACATTTTTAACATTACGCTTGAGCCATTTCCTCAAGAAAAAAAAAACTCGGCCATGCACTTCCAATCTGTTACATTAAAATACATATGACGAAAGAACAACAAAGAATAAATAGTTTTTCGTTGCCGATTCTCCGATACACGGCGGTGTCGGGCACCATGGACATTTAGGACAAAACCTAGATAAATCCAACAAGTAGCGCCAGAACTACTATAAACCTCTGATGCCAAGTATCTCCAAATATCACGTAAATGTATACATGAAATTTTACTTGTTTTTGTTGGGTTTGGCCGAAAACCATCTATCTAACTGACTACACACCCTTAACGTGGACTTGACACCGAACCCAAGCCGCAGGAGGATCAAGGCCAGGATCAGCATGACAACGGCAACGATCAAGCCCTTCCTGTCTCGCTTCACCGTCTTGGCGCCGGTTACGGCGTGCGAGCTCTGAGCGTCGGCTTGGGCCTTCATGGCGGCGAACTCCTCAGGATTATCGGCGGCGAACTTTCTCGCCATGGAAAGCATCTCCTCCCGCCTGGTTTGGTCCAGCTGCCGAGCGGCAAGTTTGGGGTCCTCAGGCCTCTCATGCATCCCGGCGAGGTCGTCGGGGAACATGCGCCGCGTCTGCTCCTCCGCCAGGTGAATCATCTCCGGGTTCATCGTGGTTCTCCCGGTGTGATCGACGCCAAGAGGAATAGGGAATTTACTCTAGTATTTTTGGTGGTTGATTCCCACAATGTGTCGCTAGTATTTATATTGGAAAACTGTTGGTGGGAGAGACGGATACGCGTGCGCAAGTCGGATACGGGAGCCCGATGAATCCGAGTATGCATACGTTTTTTCTTCTTAGGCAAATCCGAGCATGTTGTTATATTTTTTCTCTAACACATTACAGACGCAATCActcatatatatgtatatacacACAGTAGGCGCCTCGTTGtagacggaaacgtctcctcccactaaacgcaCATCGTTGGAAATTCTGAAATAATTGCAGAAAAAATGCAAGCAGCAAGACTTGAACCTTGATGGGCCGGGATTactactgtccacctaaccatctaacCACAGGCTGGTTCACAACACGTTGTTGTCTTATCCAGCAACATCCGCACATGGACAACTTCCCAACCGAGATAAAGCCTTGTCGTTGCTGCTGGGCCTTGTAGTTGTTGCTGGGCTCAACAGGTTCTAGTTGTTTTTTGTTGCTCTTGTTTGATTTGGTCTGTCTTTTCTTGTCTGGACTCTTGATCTCTGTAGTGCaacaaaaaaaaaaagaggaaaaaagagtAATGAAAAGAAAAGCAATGAGAAAACAAAAAACAGGTGTGTTGTGTCTGTTTTATAAATCCACCTTGCTATTCGCAGTTTCTGTAGTTCAATGAAATAATACAATATTCAAATTATAATTTTTATGGTCATATACAATTTTTTAAAAGTTACGGTTCTGTGAGATGAGATGATGGCTCTGATGTGTCATTTTGACAAAAGTCCCACTACGGTAAGTTCTTGTAGTTCAATTAGAGAATGAAATTTTCAGATAATATGTGATATGGTGATATacttttatttatttgtttatttcATGTGTTCCTTGTCACCAGCATTTGTGCATGAATTGGTTACATGCCTGGAAAGCTAAGCATGCAAAATGAGATGAATTTCATGTCTTCAAAACTAACCTAATATGAACGAGATGAATTTTCTTACCGCAGTTTGTGCCGAAGCTTTACTATGAAACAGACGCTCTATCCCAAAATTGTCACTctcctatttttattttattttgaggtAAATACACCCGCGGTCTTAGAACTTGCACTGGATGGTCACGTTTGTGGTCACTGAACTTGCAAAACGGTGCAAATACAGTCACGCTCTTCGTATGCAGCCGTGTCTAGCGGCGCCAGCGTGGCATGGGCCCGCTTTCAGCGACCACGGCCTTCCTGCGAGGCGTTTGCGCGGTcactttgcagaaaacccctttgaTTTATTATTTTTTGTGCAATAAAACCCTAGAGACGCGGGAACAGGGCGCCGTGCAAATAAGCGCATAGGTACCCCGAAATCGCTGGCAGCCCATTGTAACTCCCCACCGCTTCGTCTCCCTTCTCTGTCGATCGTTCCGAGGTACTGGTCGAGGCGGAACTGCGCCACGGCGGCCGTCGTCAGAGGAGATGGAAGAACCGCGCCGCCGACGGCCGGGGGAAGCGGCACCCACATATGGTGAGTGACCCCATGCGTCTACCTCCTCTTTTATTTACAGATTTTGTCAGCCGCCGCAGGTAGGATTTGTGTGGTAGTATCGGTGGGTTGTACCCTGTTGATTGAGATGTTCAGGCTTTGATTCGAGCGTGTGTTTGGCCTATGGATCAGTTGCGACTAGTCAAAAATCATGCTTCTCCAATCTGACCTAGGGTTTAATTGGAGGTTTTTAAGGAGGCGCCTTTTTGCTTCAGAAAAGTTTATGAAAGCAATCCAGAATTCATGCTAGGCACGTTATATTGACAGATTTCGTCGTTGATGCAGTGTGTGTACTAAACATATGTGGAACTGAACGTGTGCTTTCTGTATAATTAGCATGTCTGAAAATACTGAATATTTGCTACAATTTCCTAAGTGAATAATGTTGCTTTGTTCAGGAGATGTTAGTGCATGGATGTATAGTGCTGTGCATTGCAAATTGGTGCACTGGTGTTACTGCATTGGTTTAACTAAATTTGGGAGTTAATAAACTGAATATGGCTGCACTGTTCATAACTGAATGTGATTGTTGTGTTTTTGCTGAATGTGAGTGCTCTGTTTTGTACTGAATTTGGTCATGTCCAGTATGTAATTTGGTCATGTCCAGAGTGGAGAAAGATGCATTACCTCGGCGCTTTTCTTTGATCCAAAATGCATTACCTCCTCTCCATCGCGCTTATCGCCGCCGGCGCCTTCCATGTTGCTGAAGATCACAGGGAAAAGACCCAGATCCCGCCGGCGGACAACTATTCAACccgccgacgccgacgaggactcaCCTAACTGCTACCGCAGCCGTCTGCCTCCGCCGTCGCCTGTCTAGGGTTCCTAATTTGGGAATCGCAGCGATTTGGGAAACGGGGGAGACTTGTCCACTGTTATGAACGGCCCACTGTCAGCAGGTttttttttcataaaaaataataaattcaaggttttttttgcaaagtGGCCACGCACACGCCTCGCGGGAAGGCCATGGTCGCTGACAGCGGGCCCATGCCACGCTGGCGTCGCTAGACACGGCTGCATACGAAGAGCGTGACTGTATTTGCACCGTTTTGCAAGTTCAGTGACCACAAACGCGTATTTTGCAACTTTGTGCACCAAAGTGACCATCCAGTGCAAGTTCTAAGACCGCGGGTGTATTTACCTCTTTTATTTTCACTGGTTTACTGACTTCATTCTTGACTAGAAGGCGCGGAAGTTCTCGATGAATAGCTACAACTAGCAGTAACTATATTTGGTTCTAGGCCGCCTCAGTCCACAATTCTTTTGCGCTTTCAGTCTCATAACAAACGTAATTCCTCACCATGTTAGTTAGCATTACTATATCAATGCTGAAATCCCTTCTCTCCATGCCCAGGAAGTACTTAACTTCCTTTTTGCAGAATCCACATACTACATAACACACGACGAAAAATATCTTTGTACATGAGATTTTCTTTCTCACGGTTATACGTGCGTTGCATGTACACGCTTACTAGTTAGTTAAATGAGTGATCCGATCTTCCTGTTTTTTTTTGGTAATTTCTAGTCTATTTCTCTTTTTTCTGATGAGTTCATTATCGCCGCACTTACAAAAATGTGGTAACATGCAagacggagagagagagggagagagagagagagaggatgtattattattattactgatgtttgttgtactgtcatgattgatgATGAATAGATCAGAAGTTGTCCCGCAAAATAAACCATCGATAGTATAAGGTACAATCAGTTTGTATTTGCCAAGCTGGTTGCAAGCAATCTTAGCTCGCCGCGTGGAATGTAGTAATCAATTCCATCTAGATTCTCCATGTTGGCCCACAGGACAATACAATTGTGTCATGTCTTACACTTGACGAAGTCATAGACATGTTCATTAATTTGGTCAGTGCAACTAGCTACCATTCAACGGTTCGAATAGAT from Triticum dicoccoides isolate Atlit2015 ecotype Zavitan chromosome 6A, WEW_v2.0, whole genome shotgun sequence encodes:
- the LOC119319237 gene encoding ubiquitin-like domain-containing protein CIP73 isoform X1, whose amino-acid sequence is MADDGASGAGSSTARDGADGPESATIEINIKTLESQVHKLRVDKNETVLNLKEKIVDVTRIPVEQQRLIFRGRVLKDDHLLSEYHLEDGYTLHLVARRTAEGQHSSETPEANPNANVNNAGNGAILGDYMSRETIDVMVSEGVINDIPATVRDILGNFLGMPGGVANATFSVPLNQPPPDGANNGRAQPGQAPPGFSILNHQIHVSQLPPSGAIPRNMVIPDSMTTLLEYINRMDQVLQNNGVPPSTDSNAQEPPTPATDDAYLNQSFPSPEVLASVVERAQQLLGGSASSALSHLAQRIQTDAATADPSVRSQIQNESAQLGVAMQHLGSMLFELGRTMMTLRMGPSPINAFVNAGPAVYITPTGPSPIMVQPSFQSAPHFGVSSIPPVFGVSGPFGIVDPSRANGVNIHGGASATSGPSVGSTTASATTANGESQNAERTQGGNPSATRGLPPHTVVAAIPAFPGRSSVGVILPVQMRSQVAVPNQSTGPQGSQTAVGNGSQPNPAYVIPQASSGSAISSMIAQISAQVANALAANPQALASLTSSVLNPAAQGPHPPTTNNGAGTVSSVTSGNTQVQNELPGSHHGQTSLNVQSHATGAGTVPSNTSDPSLTPQDVSTVSVSDVDSSQQHSGELAAASLGGQMTGTHTGDVPLDMPAENSELKSKPSDGETGESAKPTASGGSGPLGLGGGLQPKRRSRVTKLSGTSSDSGEAVNTSSVPRSQEAVLRGQQALQALVSRGANVSSGSVTNSQAPSSTPRSAAGMPMRRPGGQGQVDIGSMLSSVLNNPMFSNLMSNVAAQTGMESPADVRNIMEDLTQNRAVMDTLGSMVQNVDAPQRGQGGFDLASMMQQMMPVVSQVLGGASPRRAGTDVQPRQNDREVSDAAGARSSQMDLQEACQRIEQHDAPEDIFGAVLETAAQAYGDDESIEVMLEELASDPELADEYMKLLLEQVGERVESESEAKMQS
- the LOC119319237 gene encoding ubiquitin-like domain-containing protein CIP73 isoform X3, with product MADDGASGAGSSTARDGADGPESATIEINIKTLESQVHKLRVDKNETVLNLKEKIVDVTRIPVEQQRLIFRGRVLKDDHLLSEYHLEDGYTLHLVARRTAEGQHSSETPEANPNANVNNAGNGAILGDYMSRTVRDILGNFLGMPGGVANATFSVPLNQPPPDGANNGRAQPGQAPPGFSILNHQIHVSQLPPSGAIPRNMVIPDSMTTLLEYINRMDQVLQNNGVPPSTDSNAQEPPTPATDDAYLNQSFPSPEVLASVVERAQQLLGGSASSALSHLAQRIQTDAATADPSVRSQIQNESAQLGVAMQHLGSMLFELGRTMMTLRMGPSPINAFVNAGPAVYITPTGPSPIMVQPSFQSAPHFGVSSIPPVFGVSGPFGIVDPSRANGVNIHGGASATSGPSVGSTTASATTANGESQNAERTQGGNPSATRGLPPHTVVAAIPAFPGRSSVGVILPVQMRSQVAVPNQSTGPQGSQTAVGNGSQPNPAYVIPQASSGSAISSMIAQISAQVANALAANPQALASLTSSVLNPAAQGPHPPTTNNGAGTVSSVTSGNTQVQNELPGSHHGQTSLNVQSHATGAGTVPSNTSDPSLTPQDVSTVSVSDVDSSQQHSGELAAASLGGQMTGTHTGDVPLDMPAENSELKSKPSDGETGESAKPTASGGSGPLGLGGGLQPKRRSRVTKPSGTSSDSGEAVNTSSVPRSQEAVLRGQQALQALVSRGANASSGSVTASQAPSSTPRSAARMPLRRPGGEGQVDLGSMLSSVLNNPMFGNLMSNVAAQTGMESPADVRNIMEDLTQNRAVMDTLSSMVQNVDAPQRGQGGFDLASMMQQMMPVVSQVLGGASPRRAGTDVQPRQNDREVSDAAGARSSQMDLQEACQRIEQHDAPEDIFGAVLETAAQAYGDDESIEVMLEELANDPELADEYMKLLLEQVGERVESESEAKMQS
- the LOC119319237 gene encoding ubiquitin-like domain-containing protein CIP73 isoform X2, which gives rise to MADDGASGAGSSTARDGADGPESATIEINIKTLESQVHKLRVDKNETVLNLKEKIVDVTRIPVEQQRLIFRGRVLKDDHLLSEYHLEDGYTLHLVARRTAEGQHSSETPEANPNANVNNAGNGAILGDYMSRETIDVMVSEGVINDIPATVRDILGNFLGMPGGVANATFSVPLNQPPPDGANNGRAQPGQAPPGFSILNHQIHVSQLPPSGAIPRNMVIPDSMTTLLEYINRMDQVLQNNGVPPSTDSNAQEPPTPATDDAYLNQSFPSPEVLASVVERAQQLLGGSASSALSHLAQRIQTDAATADPSVRSQIQNESAQLGVAMQHLGSMLFELGRTMMTLRMGPSPINAFVNAGPAVYITPTGPSPIMVQPSFQSAPHFGVSSIPPVFGVSGPFGIVDPSRANGVNIHGGASATSGPSVGSTTASATTANGESQNAERTQGGNPSATRGLPPHTVVAAIPAFPGRSSVGVILPVQMRSQVAVPNQSTGPQGSQTAVGNGSQPNPAYVIPQASSGSAISSMIAQISAQVANALAANPQALASLTSSVLNPAAQGPHPPTTNNGAGTVSSVTSGNTQVQNELPGSHHGQTSLNVQSHATGAGTVPSNTSDPSLTPQDVSTVSVSDVDSSQQHSGELAAASLGGQMTGTHTGDVPLDMPAENSELKSKPSDGETGESAKPTASGGSGPLGLGGGLQPKRRSRVTKPSGTSSDSGEAVNTSSVPRSQEAVLRGQQALQALVSRGANASSGSVTASQAPSSTPRSAARMPLRRPGGEGQVDLGSMLSSVLNNPMFGNLMSNVAAQTGMESPADVRNIMEDLTQNRAVMDTLSSMVQNVDAPQRGQGGFDLASMMQQMMPVVSQVLGGASPRRAGTDVQPRQNDREVSDAAGARSSQMDLQEACQRIEQHDAPEDIFGAVLETAAQAYGDDESIEVMLEELANDPELADEYMKLLLEQVGERVESESEAKQS